Below is a genomic region from Zonotrichia leucophrys gambelii isolate GWCS_2022_RI chromosome 1A, RI_Zleu_2.0, whole genome shotgun sequence.
TAGTTCCCTCCACATCTTTCTCCCCATCAGAGCAACCCACACTGATGAAGCCCCTCCACAGACCATTCTGAAAGGAAGAGTAGCACCAGTACTTGAAGAGACCAATGAGAATCTTCGGAGTGTATCAAAAGCTATGTTCCTCACCCCAGGCCCTCATGAAGACAAAAAGATACATGGCCTCCCTACTGCTGAATTTTCAAAGAGTAGCACTTGCTAGTCAAAAGGGAAGGAGGACAGGTGGACGCACTGCCTGAAGTCCCATCCCATAAAAGATGGTCACTATTTCCTAGCATTTCCTCTACAGGAGTCAAAGTGATGGGCACCCTAAATGAAACCCCTCTTTATAATGCCACTGTCTCAGAAGGCGCATTACCATCTCGGGGCTCTGGCTCTACTCCCCGGAACCGTCCTGCAGCACGGGCATCCACTAGTTGGAAGCGACGGGAATCCAAGTTATCTAAGACGTCCTCATATGTTTTCACCAGGGACTTGTCCAAGGAGGCATGGAACTCAGATGGAGCTACCTGGGTTTTCCCAGAGCTAAGTGCATTCCCCTCTCGTTGCCAGTTCTTCAGGCCACCATCCAGAAGGGAGACAGCTTCGTGTCCAAAGACCCGGAACATCCACCATACCCGAGGTGCTGAGAAGAGACCTTGGTCGCTGCCATCATACACCACAACATGGGAATCATTCCCCACGCCCAGCTTCCCCACATACTCGGCAAAGTCATTAGCCTTGGGCAGCATGTGATCGTAAGGCGAGGTTCGGTCACTGCACTGGTCAATGTCGAAGAAAACCGCACCAGGGATGTGGCGCTCCTCAAACTCGCGCTTCGGATCGCGCTTCATCTTCGGCAAATACCACGATGCATCCACGATTTTCAAGGCCAGGCCAGCTTGCTGGGACTTGATGGCTTCTGAAAGCCATTTTGCAGATACCAGAGCTCGGTAAAGGAGTTGTTGCGACATCACTCCCGAGTCCTGGCTGAGATTAGTCAATTTCTGGATTCTGCCGGAGTCCACCTGACTGCAGAAGGTAGAGAGCCACAAATTAGAGACCAGTCTTTCAAAAAGCAACTGGACAAAGATGCACTTTGAGACCTGTGTCTGCACTGATGTGCTGGCTAAGCCTACAATGAGGGGCTTGAAATCCTCCAGCCCTGACAGTAGTTTCCCAGAGCTCGTCCCAAACAACGCCCCGAGCGGGACAGCCACAAGCCCGGCTGTCGTGCCCTGCGCCCGGCCCCACGCAGCTCCTCTGGCCCCATGCAGGGACGCCAGCCAGCACCGACAGCAGCGAGAGCGCAGCGGGGCAGCCCAAGGACCAAGTGCTCGGCGGTCAGGCACGACCCCACGCCTCTGCCCGCACGGAGAACACCGGCAGCCGGGGCCTTGCggagccccgccgccgccctcTGCGAGCCTCCCCGGCTCTGCGGGGCCGCGATTGCCGCCGCTTCGCCCCGTACCTCCGTGCTGGGCCTCGCTGCCCGCCAGCCACGGCCGCCGCCGGAGGGCGGGAGCGCTCCCAGCGGGCCGGTCCCGGCCGTGCGGCCGCCTCCGTGCCGCCCCTCGGGCCGCGCCTCCCGCCGCCATTTCGTGTGTCGGGCCGCGTCGGGCTCTGTGTGCGAGGGGAGCGCGGCCCGGCTGCGGCGCCCCCGCCGGTGCCCCGAGATGGCGCGGCAGAGCCTCAGCCGGGCGCTGGTCACGGCCTCCTGGCTGGCGGACGCGGTGCGGGCCGGGCGGGTGGGCGCCGGCCTGCGGGTGCTGGACGCCTCCTGGTACCCCCCCAAGGAGCGAAACGCCCGGCAGGAGTTCAAGGAGAGGCACATCCCCGGGGCGTCCTTCTTCGACATCGAGGAGTGCCGGGACAAGTCCTCCCCCTACGACTTCATGCTGCCCAGCGAGTCCCACTTCGCCGACTACGTGGGGGGGCTGGGCGTGAGCAACGACACCCACGTGGTGGTGTACGACGGGGACGAGGTGGGCACCTTCTACGCCCCCCGGGCCTGGTGGATGTTCCGGGCCTTCGGGCACAAGGAAGTCTCTGTGCTGAATGGCGGCTTCAAAAATTGGGTGAAGGAGGGGCACCCCGTCACGGCGGAGGTCACCCAGCCCACCCCGGCTGTCTTTAAGGCCAGGCTGAACAGGGCCCTGGTGAAGACTTTCGAGGAGATGATACAGAACGTGTCGTCCCTAAACTTCCAGGTGGTGGATTCCCGCCCCGAGGGCCGGTTTCGGGGGACCGAGCTGGATCAAGGTAATGGAGG
It encodes:
- the MPST gene encoding 3-mercaptopyruvate sulfurtransferase isoform X1 codes for the protein MALGSERATVDPLSQVDSGRIQKLTNLSQDSGVMSQQLLYRALVSAKWLSEAIKSQQAGLALKIVDASWYLPKMKRDPKREFEERHIPGAVFFDIDQCSDRTSPYDHMLPKANDFAEYVGKLGVGNDSHVVVYDGSDQGLFSAPRVWWMFRVFGHEAVSLLDGGLKNWQREGNALSSGKTQVAPSEFHASLDKSLVKTYEDVLDNLDSRRFQLVDARAAGRFRGVEPEPRDGIEPGHVPGSTSIPFTDFLTESGLEKTPEQIRTLFQEKKVDLLKPVVATCGSGVTACHVALGAYLCGKPDVAVYDGAWVEWYMRAQPENIISEGKGKTV
- the MPST gene encoding 3-mercaptopyruvate sulfurtransferase isoform X2, translated to MSQQLLYRALVSAKWLSEAIKSQQAGLALKIVDASWYLPKMKRDPKREFEERHIPGAVFFDIDQCSDRTSPYDHMLPKANDFAEYVGKLGVGNDSHVVVYDGSDQGLFSAPRVWWMFRVFGHEAVSLLDGGLKNWQREGNALSSGKTQVAPSEFHASLDKSLVKTYEDVLDNLDSRRFQLVDARAAGRFRGVEPEPRDGIEPGHVPGSTSIPFTDFLTESGLEKTPEQIRTLFQEKKVDLLKPVVATCGSGVTACHVALGAYLCGKPDVAVYDGAWVEWYMRAQPENIISEGKGKTV
- the LOC135442556 gene encoding thiosulfate sulfurtransferase, which translates into the protein MARQSLSRALVTASWLADAVRAGRVGAGLRVLDASWYPPKERNARQEFKERHIPGASFFDIEECRDKSSPYDFMLPSESHFADYVGGLGVSNDTHVVVYDGDEVGTFYAPRAWWMFRAFGHKEVSVLNGGFKNWVKEGHPVTAEVTQPTPAVFKARLNRALVKTFEEMIQNVSSLNFQVVDSRPEGRFRGTELDQGLESGHIPGAVNIPFHSFLSETGHEKSIEEIQEIFREKKVDLSKPLTATCRKGVTACQIALAAFLCGKRDVAVYDGSWSEWFHRAPPHYKVTELKRSKA